A single region of the Brachypodium distachyon strain Bd21 chromosome 3, Brachypodium_distachyon_v3.0, whole genome shotgun sequence genome encodes:
- the LOC112271914 gene encoding F-box protein PP2-B10-like: MQLDRATGVQCFAISARAMQIWWPKERPWSYVHWYPVLCSCGCIEGGHRRFQGVVLHCVHRLDVRAKFPRKLLSQDTTYAAYMLFKHRTSYKLKHLTHLELEASVGVAGSESTRRVALRGYVDDRPGYRIGQPSSREYVLPSHAAICPGKGDIVFPRKRDGDDWLEVELGEFHNEKGDDSGEVSMSVVDTVEGRYRGRLVVGSIELRSKQRRPTRF; encoded by the exons ATGCAGCTGGACAGGGCCACCGGCGTCCAGTGCTTTGCGATTTCGGCGAGGGCGATGCAGATTTGGTGGCCCAAGGAGCGCCCCTGGTCCTACGTCCACTGGTACCCTGTACTATGTTCTTGTGGCTGCATCGAAGGAGGCCACAGAAG GTTTCAAGGCGTCGTGCTCCATTGTGTTCACAGGCTGGACGTCCGCGCCAAGTTCCCGAGGAAGTTGCTCTCCCAAGACACCACCTACGCGGCGTACATGCTGTTCAAGCATCGCACATCCTACAAGCTGAAACATCTGACGCACCTGGAGCTGGAGGCGTCCGTTGGCGTCGCCGGGAGCGAATCGACCCGGCGTGTTGCCCTCCGAGGTTACGTCGACGATAGGCCCGGCTACCGTATTGGCCAGCCGTCGTCTCGGGAATACGTCTTGCCATCTCACGCAGCAATTTGTCCTGGAAAGGGGGACATTGTTTTTCCTCGGAAGAGGGATGGTGATGATTGGTTAGAGGTGGAGCTTGGCGAGTTCCACAATGAGAAAGGCGACGACAGCGGCGAGGTGTCCATGAGCGTCGTGGACACGGTGGAAGGCCGCTACAGAGGTAGACTTGTTGTGGGGAGCATTGAGCTTAGAAGCAAGCAGCGCAGGCCAACGAGATTTTAG
- the LOC112271705 gene encoding putative F-box protein PP2-B12, with the protein METPAAACEIDRLPEELLPSPASCEIARLPDDLLATIITLTSPRDACRAAAVSRAFRAAADSDDVWSRFLPRDLPRFVDSTEISLSMTPSSKKERFLRLSDHPALLLGRVTSMWLDKFTGGKCYTLSARALDISSAGDEPDNWRWTHADVLRDVKTGERNPWQDTEEDDSNYVAYMVFKLAGNGTGAHGLHFPYQEASVSVGGGESTWQLRACLDAYDDDGAFRVVPRNLVQRAYRDWPDRGTRDVYLPCKRADGWMELELGKFCSEEEGSDDDEVCVALTETKFLKPKGGLIVRSIEIRIKQ; encoded by the exons ATGGAAACGCCGGCTGCCGCGTGCGAGATCGATCGGCTGCCGGAGGAGCTCCTG CCATCTCCCGCCAGCTGCGAGATCGCGCGCCTGCCGGACGATCTCCTCGCGACGATCATCACGCTCACGTCGCCTCGGGACGCCTgccgcgctgccgccgtctcccgggccttccgcgccgccgcggactcCGACGACGTCTGGTCCCGCTTCCTGCCCCGCGATCTCCCACGGTTCGTCGACTCCACCGAGATCTCCCTGAGCATGACGCCGTCGTCGAAAAAGGAGCGGTTCCTGCGTCTCTCTGACCACCCCGCCCTCCTTCTTGGCAGAGTCAcg AGCATGTGGCTGGACAAGTTCACCGGCGGCAAGTGCTATACACTGTCGGCGAGGGCGCTGGATATTTCGTCGGCCGGCGATGAGCCAGACAACTGGCGCTGGACACATGCCGACGTTCTCCGTGACGTCAAAACCGGCGAAAG AAATCCGTGGCAAGATACGGAGGAAGATGACTCCAACTACGTCGCCTACATGGTGTTCAAGCTAGCGGGCAATGGAACTGGAGCCCATGGACTGCATTTCCCGTACCAAGAGGCATCGGTCAGTGTCGGAGGGGGCGAATCGACCTGGCAGTTGCGAGCCTGCCTCGATgcctacgacgacgacggtgCCTTCCGTGTGGTGCCTCGAAACCTAGTGCAACGTGCTTATCGGGATTGGCCTGATCGTGGAACACGTGACGTGTATCTTCCCTGTAAAAGAGCCGACGGTTGgatggagctggagctgggcAAGTTCTGTAGCGAGGAGGAAGGTAGCGATGACGATGAGGTGTGCGTCGCATTGACTGAGACGaaatttctcaaaccaaaggGCGGTCTGATCGTGCGAAGCATTGAGATTAGAATTAAGCAATAA
- the LOC100841554 gene encoding putative F-box protein PP2-B12, whose translation MAEAAVDACEIARLPEEIVSATLARAGPREACRAAAVSPAFRAAADSDAVWACFLPRDLPPIADGELPAAPPLSKKELFLRLSNSPVLLPNRLVSLWLDRETGAKCYMLSARQLYIVWSDTPRYWTWIPLTDSRFSEGAQLLDVCWLEIRGKIQSKMLSENSTYAAYLVYKIDTEFYGLDSPVQEASVSIGETKLTRRVCLQDYDDEDREIPENYRPMRPFVRFMTRRRNRQVVTPGENAQLPHKRTDGWMELELGEFFNEGGEDGEVSVDLTETKGGNWKKGLIVQGVEIRVKKSG comes from the exons atggcggaggcggcggtagACGCCTGCGAGATCGCGCGCCTGCCGGAGGAGATCGTCTCGGCGACGCTCGCCCGTGCCGGGCCGCGCGAAGCCTGCCGCGCCGCGGCGGTTTCCCCGGCCTTCCGCGCCGCGGCCGACTCCGACGCCGTCTGGGCCTGCTTCCTGCCACGTGATCTCCCTCCGATCGCCGACGGGGAACtgcctgccgcgccgccgctgtctAAGAAGGAGCTGTTCCTCCGCCTCTCCAACAGTCCCGTCCTCCTCCCCAACAGACTCGTG AGTCTGTGGTTGGACAGGGAGACCGGCGCCAAGTGCTACATGTTGTCGGCGAGGCAGCTGTACATCGTGTGGAGCGATACGCCGCGGTACTGGACCTGGATCCCTCTCACCGACTCTAG GTTCTCAGAAGGTGCTCAACTCTTGGATGTTTGCTGGCTGGAAATCCGTGGCAAGATACAGAGCAAGATGCTCTCCGAAAACTCAACTTATGCTGCTTACCTGGTGTATAAGATAGACACTGAGTTCTATGGGCTTGATTCACCTGTCCAGGAGGCATCAGTGAGCATTGGAGAAACCAAATTAACCCGACGAGTGTGCCTCCAAGACTATGACGACGAGGATCGCGAGATTCCTGAGAATTATCGTCCTATGAGGCCATTCGTACGATTCATGACCAGACGAAGAAACCGTCAGGTGGTTACTCCAGGAGAGAATGCACAACTCCCTCATAAAAGGACCGATGGTTGGATGGAGCTAGAGCTGGGAGAGTTCTTCAACGAAGGAGGTGAAGATGGTGAAGTGTCTGTCGACCTGACGGAGACAAAAGGAGGCAACTGGAAGAAAGGTCTTATTGTGCAGGGTGTTGAGATCAGAGTTAAGAAATCAGGCTGA